In Aspergillus fumigatus Af293 chromosome 2, whole genome shotgun sequence, a genomic segment contains:
- a CDS encoding putative hydrolase produces MFFLNKLLPLLLAGRILANDSEERRRHNHARQTAKYEPKVPPLDTDWTSKVGTNPWPEYPRPQLERSEWKNLNGIWQYQNAPGLDAVQAPPFGQALTNEVLIPSCLESALSGIQGNHTLYSWLSTTFTIPKGWEHQNVLLNFGAVDYEATVFVNGKQAGFNRGGYFSFTLDITQFVSFDGTNELLVFVHDPTDSGDYVIPIGKQRLIPAHIFYTPCSGIWQSVWIESAPANYITELDISAGMDGQVNVTAVSASGKSMPVDITVFDGSSDKKVAFHKGTSDQPFSFKVESPKLWSPDSPTLYNISVKMGADEVKSYTGFRTISKGTVNGILRPLINGEFTFVFGTLDQGYWPDGIYTPPNREAMVYDLHFLKSLGFNMLRKHIKVEPALFYRACDEIGLLVVQDMPSPRPLQSRKLSNCNDQTILPDAAQQEEFNRQLELLVKQHRSYPSIFSWVIYNEGWGQRTDYYPEIELTERVRQLDPTRLVDATSGWIDHGHGDFSDNHHYSYPQCGTPFYSIQSSPHDPSRIAIQGEFGGVGTNVSIEHLWNNIDAINSINQTYEMADNFDIWNYRSHLLLTELKDQITRFSCSGGIWTQTTDVEGEVNGLLTYDRRLKRVDEKMWKDDIQALYDAAKART; encoded by the exons ATGTTCTTTTTAAACAAACTTCTTCCCCTACTGCTCGCTGGTAGGATATTGGCGAATGACTCTGAAGAGCGTCGTCGTCATAATCATGCTCGGCAGACTGCAAAGTATGAGCCCAAGGTCCCACCCCTAGACACAGACTGGACCAGTAAAGTCGGTACCAATCCATGGCCTGAGTATCCTCGACCTCAGTTGGAGCGATCTGAATGGAAGAACTTGAACGGGATCTGGCAGTATCAGAATGCACCTGGGCTGGACGCTGTCCAAGCTCCCCCGTTTGGGCAAGCCCTGACCAATGAGGTCCTAATTCCATCCTGCTTGGAGAGTGCTCTATCAG GAATCCAAGGAAACCACACTCTTTATTCCTGGCTGTCCACAACTTTCACGATACCCAAGGGATGGGAACATCAGAACGTGCTGTTGAACTTCGGTGCTGTGGACTATGAGGCAACCGTTTTTGTCAATGGGAAGCAGGCTGGCTTCAATCGGGGAGGATATTTTTCCTTTACCCTGGACATCACGCAATTTGTCTCCTTCGACGGCACGAATGAATT GTTGGTCTTTGTGCACGATCCCACTGACAGCGGTGACTATGTCATACCAATTGGCAAACAGAGACTCATCCCAGCCCATATCTTCTATACGCCCTGCAGCGGCATATGGCAGAGTGTCTGGATTGAGTCTGCTCCAGCCAACTATATCACGGAGTTGGACATTAGTGCTGGGATGGACGGTCAAG TCAACGTAACCGCCGTCAGTGCCAGTGGAAAATCGATGCCGGTGGACATTACAGTTTTCGATGGCAGTTCAGATAAGAAGGTCGCATTCCACAAGGGTACATCTGACCAACCCTTCAGTTTTAAGGTTGAGTCTCCGAAATTGTGGTCGCCGGATTCTCCGACTCTGTATAACATTAGCGTCAAGATGGGAGCAGATGAGGTCAAGAGTTATACTGGCTTCCGTACTATATCGAAAGGAACAGTCAATGGCATCTTGCGACCATTGATAAACGGCGAATTTACATTTGTCTTTGGTACGCTTGACCAAGGGTATTGGCCGGATGGTATCTACACTCCTCCGAATCGGGAAGCGATGGTGTATGACTTGCATTTTCTGAAGAGCTTAGGTTTCAATATGCTTCGCAAACAC ATCAAAGTCGAGCCGGCCCTCTTCTACCGGGCTTGCGACGAAATTGGTCTTTTGGTCGTTCAAGACATGCCCTCCCCCCGACCATTACAGTCGCGAAAACTGTCAAACTGCAATGATCAAACCATTTTGCCAGACGCTGCCCAGCAGGAGGAATTTAATAGACAGCTGGAGCTACTTGTAAAGCAGCACAGGAGCTATCCCAGCATTTTCTCATGG GTAATCTATAACGAAGGCTGGGGCCAACGGACGGACTATTATCCAGAGATCGAGTTAACGGAGCGAGTTCGCCAGTTGGATCCGACAAGGCTGGTTGACGCGACGTCCGGATGGATTGACCACGGGCATGGCGACTTCAGCGACAATCATCATTACTCATACCCTCAATGTGGCACACCGttctactccatacagtCAAGTCCGCATGACCCAAGCAGAATTGCAATCCAGGGTGAATTTGGCGGTGTTGGCACAAATGTTTCTATCGAGCA CTTGTGGAACAACATCGACGCCATCAACTCAATCAACCAGACTTACGAGATGGCCGATAATTTTGACATTTGGAACTACCGTAGCCACCTTCTTTTGACTGAACTCAAAGATCAAATCACGCGATTTTCATGCAGTGGAGGGATCTGGACGCAAACAACAGATGTAGAAGGCGAGGTGAATGGTCTGTTGACTTATGATCGGAGACTGAAGCGTGTAGATGAGAAGATGTGGAAAGACGATATTCAGGCTTTGTATGACGCGGCGAAGGCCAGGACTTGA